One Lacticaseibacillus rhamnosus genomic window carries:
- a CDS encoding FeoA family protein, translating to MQALLDINQPGAYLLMSVGGSAALRRHLAEMGLVIGKKLTVVQPANKATGLVIFFQGQRLAISDEIAGLLVVQPFAMDDHQPAVALGELALNQVGLIRTIKGDPPLRHRLMDMGLTKGTLVKIHQIAPLGDPIELAVRGYKLSIRKQDAAHVFVTEVGADGHA from the coding sequence ATGCAGGCTTTGCTCGATATTAATCAGCCTGGTGCTTATCTATTGATGAGTGTCGGGGGAAGTGCTGCTTTGCGGCGCCATCTTGCTGAAATGGGACTTGTGATTGGTAAGAAGCTGACGGTGGTGCAGCCGGCAAATAAAGCTACCGGGTTGGTTATTTTTTTCCAAGGACAGCGATTGGCGATTAGTGATGAGATTGCCGGTTTACTCGTGGTGCAGCCGTTTGCCATGGATGACCATCAGCCTGCTGTTGCGTTGGGGGAGTTAGCTTTGAATCAAGTGGGCCTGATTCGCACGATTAAGGGTGATCCCCCGTTGCGTCATCGCTTGATGGATATGGGATTGACAAAGGGAACACTGGTTAAGATTCACCAAATTGCGCCTTTAGGTGATCCGATTGAGCTTGCGGTTCGCGGTTATAAGCTGAGTATTCGCAAGCAAGATGCAGCTCATGTGTTCGTAACGGAGGTGGGTGCCGATGGACATGCATGA
- a CDS encoding SGNH/GDSL hydrolase family protein, whose amino-acid sequence MVLIAGGIWFGLNQQAQARAQQAASSSRVKARSVARSRSAAKASQAEASSRKAEDPVYKDFADEGLSYHQVQVAKKMPITAVGDSVMLGSAYLYKEIFPKVDLDATVSRQIYQAPELFKSLAASGRLADTVIIGLGTNGTFTDEAFQSIMTSIGSKRQVYWINVRSDAEWTNEVNRDLVKMAKRYSNLHIVDWYAASAEHDNWLTADKTHPTTEGQLHYVATVAKAVLAKSK is encoded by the coding sequence GTGGTCTTGATCGCTGGAGGTATCTGGTTTGGACTTAACCAGCAGGCTCAAGCAAGGGCGCAGCAGGCAGCCTCATCATCGCGGGTTAAAGCGCGTTCGGTTGCGCGTTCACGCTCGGCTGCCAAAGCCAGTCAAGCCGAGGCGTCATCCCGAAAGGCAGAAGACCCGGTTTATAAAGATTTTGCTGATGAAGGGCTTAGTTATCATCAGGTTCAAGTCGCTAAAAAGATGCCGATCACAGCAGTCGGGGATTCAGTGATGCTGGGTAGCGCTTATCTGTATAAAGAAATCTTCCCCAAGGTTGATCTGGATGCAACGGTTAGTCGTCAAATTTATCAGGCGCCAGAGCTTTTTAAGTCACTCGCGGCGTCTGGTAGATTAGCCGATACGGTTATTATTGGGTTGGGGACGAATGGAACCTTTACAGATGAAGCTTTTCAGTCGATTATGACCAGTATTGGCAGTAAGCGACAGGTGTATTGGATCAATGTTCGTTCTGATGCCGAGTGGACAAATGAAGTTAATCGTGATCTTGTGAAAATGGCAAAACGTTATTCGAATTTACATATTGTCGATTGGTATGCTGCTTCGGCGGAACACGATAATTGGCTTACAGCGGATAAAACCCATCCGACAACTGAGGGGCAGCTGCATTACGTTGCGACAGTTGCTAAAGCGGTTTTAGCGAAGTCAAAGTAA
- a CDS encoding AAA family ATPase: protein MEMTSVTKTLYLIGGPMGAGKTAVSEQLVKRLPQAVMLDGDWCWAMDPFVVNDATKAMVMDNIHHLLNAFIQAPDLINIVFCWVMDEQEIIDDVLGGLMLKNVQVVNVSLMPSAEKLKRNITADIHAGIRTADAIPKAIARLPKYTTVNSTKLDTTALVPAQTAAMISKLSH from the coding sequence ATGGAGATGACCAGCGTGACAAAAACACTATATTTGATTGGCGGACCTATGGGAGCCGGTAAGACAGCCGTTAGCGAACAACTGGTTAAGCGGTTGCCTCAAGCGGTGATGCTAGACGGTGACTGGTGTTGGGCAATGGATCCATTTGTGGTGAATGATGCGACCAAAGCGATGGTAATGGATAATATCCACCATTTACTGAACGCGTTTATTCAAGCACCGGACTTGATTAATATTGTGTTTTGCTGGGTAATGGACGAACAAGAAATCATTGATGATGTTTTGGGTGGTTTAATGCTGAAAAATGTTCAAGTGGTAAATGTATCGCTGATGCCCAGTGCAGAGAAATTAAAGCGAAATATTACTGCTGATATTCACGCTGGCATTCGAACGGCGGATGCTATTCCGAAGGCCATTGCGCGATTGCCAAAGTATACAACCGTCAATAGCACTAAGTTGGATACAACGGCTCTTGTCCCCGCCCAAACTGCGGCAATGATCAGCAAACTATCCCATTAA
- a CDS encoding NAD(P)-dependent oxidoreductase, which produces MKIAIIGATGNAGSAIFKEALKRGHQVTGYVRHPDKGVGILPPDAELIQQDAFTLTHNELQNYDVVVDAFGTTVDQAYLHIDLADHLIHELRETTSPRIVFILGAGSLETDGGRLYDLLKKDPHAPSFINTPKNQLREYQLLQWTDNVNWLGISPSMIFQHGPATEYVRGDNTLLKDSQGKSVLNSGTLAVALLDELEQPTIKQARFTARNA; this is translated from the coding sequence ATGAAAATTGCGATTATTGGTGCTACCGGCAATGCGGGGTCGGCTATTTTTAAAGAAGCCTTGAAACGCGGCCATCAGGTGACTGGCTATGTTCGCCACCCAGACAAGGGAGTTGGCATTTTACCACCAGACGCGGAATTAATACAGCAAGACGCGTTTACACTTACGCACAACGAATTACAAAATTATGATGTTGTCGTCGATGCTTTTGGCACCACCGTGGACCAAGCCTATCTGCACATCGACTTAGCCGACCACCTGATTCATGAACTGCGCGAGACTACTTCCCCACGCATCGTTTTTATTCTCGGTGCTGGCAGCCTAGAAACTGACGGAGGACGTCTCTATGACTTGTTAAAGAAAGACCCCCACGCTCCTTCCTTCATCAACACGCCCAAGAATCAGCTCAGAGAATATCAGTTGTTGCAATGGACTGACAACGTTAACTGGCTTGGTATTTCACCAAGTATGATTTTTCAACATGGTCCGGCAACCGAATACGTGCGCGGCGACAATACCCTTTTAAAAGACAGTCAGGGAAAGTCGGTATTAAATAGCGGCACATTAGCAGTAGCACTGCTGGATGAATTAGAGCAGCCAACGATTAAGCAAGCACGCTTTACTGCCCGCAATGCTTGA
- a CDS encoding MucBP domain-containing protein, whose translation MIQVRLTVHYVDENGKALGPDNHLMNSRDHHFRLTAPPLIGYDFQKAILPNGQHVKDPTVAGTMSGETPELTFVYTTADSLIHQPKPATLVIKYLDSHQKPLRDVQVLHTKTGHQFKLTAPNFSGFHYHHALLPGGMVMSDKTVTGRLIRSHNELIFTYQPT comes from the coding sequence TTGATACAAGTCAGACTAACTGTTCATTATGTTGATGAAAACGGTAAAGCACTAGGTCCGGATAATCACTTAATGAACTCGAGAGACCATCATTTTCGCCTAACCGCACCGCCATTGATTGGCTATGATTTTCAAAAAGCAATCCTTCCTAATGGACAACATGTTAAGGATCCGACTGTGGCTGGCACCATGAGCGGCGAAACCCCGGAGCTTACCTTTGTCTATACAACTGCCGACTCGCTCATCCACCAACCTAAGCCAGCCACACTTGTGATTAAATACCTTGATAGTCACCAAAAACCGCTTCGTGATGTGCAAGTTCTACACACCAAAACCGGTCATCAATTCAAGCTTACCGCACCGAACTTTTCAGGGTTTCATTATCACCACGCATTGCTTCCCGGGGGCATGGTGATGTCCGATAAAACTGTCACAGGACGATTAATCCGATCACATAACGAGCTGATTTTTACGTACCAGCCAACCTAA
- the serS gene encoding serine--tRNA ligase, with product MLDLKLIRQKPEWAKKKLAARAIKGEEIDELIALDEKRRKVTVQTEELKAKRNEVSGQIAVMKRNKENADEQIAAMREVGQKISQLDKELAELNEKVTYILVRLPNFPADDVPMSLNEDDSREEYKWGNIPHFDFQPKHHWDIGEKLGILDFERAAKVSGSRFVYYKGAGARLERAVYNFFLDEHQKEGYEEIIPPYLVNNDSMFGTGQFPKFTDATYTITNDGEPLTMIPTAEVPLVNYYRGDIMDAAKLPVNFTALTPAFRSEAGSAGRDTRGLIRMHQFNKVEMVKFCKPEDSWKELKNLIHDAEDLLRKLGLPYHVITLASNDASFTSAKTNDLEVWFPAQDRYREISSCSNCTDFQARRAQIRYRDDDGKLQFVHTLNGSGLAVGRTVAAILENYQQADGTVKIPDVLVPYMHGQTAIKQED from the coding sequence ATGTTAGATCTCAAGTTGATTCGGCAAAAGCCGGAGTGGGCAAAAAAGAAGTTGGCTGCTCGCGCGATCAAGGGTGAGGAAATCGATGAATTAATCGCCCTTGATGAGAAACGACGTAAGGTAACAGTTCAAACCGAGGAGTTAAAGGCAAAGCGTAATGAAGTTTCCGGCCAGATCGCGGTGATGAAACGGAACAAAGAAAACGCTGACGAGCAAATCGCGGCTATGCGTGAAGTTGGTCAAAAAATCAGCCAGTTAGATAAAGAATTAGCAGAACTGAATGAAAAAGTCACCTATATTCTGGTTCGGTTACCTAACTTTCCGGCTGATGATGTCCCGATGTCACTAAATGAAGACGACTCGCGTGAAGAATATAAATGGGGCAACATTCCTCATTTCGATTTTCAACCGAAACATCACTGGGATATCGGCGAGAAACTAGGTATTTTGGACTTTGAACGGGCGGCCAAAGTATCAGGTAGCCGCTTTGTCTACTATAAAGGTGCAGGTGCGCGACTAGAGCGAGCCGTTTATAACTTCTTCTTGGATGAACACCAAAAAGAAGGCTATGAAGAAATTATTCCACCATATTTGGTTAACAACGATTCAATGTTTGGCACGGGTCAATTTCCTAAGTTTACTGATGCAACGTACACCATCACAAACGATGGGGAGCCATTAACCATGATTCCAACCGCAGAAGTGCCGCTGGTCAATTATTATCGCGGGGATATTATGGATGCTGCCAAATTGCCGGTTAACTTCACCGCACTGACACCAGCCTTTCGTTCCGAAGCAGGAAGCGCAGGCCGGGATACTCGTGGATTAATCCGGATGCATCAATTTAACAAGGTCGAAATGGTCAAGTTTTGCAAACCCGAAGATTCCTGGAAAGAATTAAAAAACTTGATTCACGATGCAGAGGACCTGTTACGCAAGTTGGGCCTTCCGTATCACGTCATCACCTTAGCCAGCAACGATGCCAGCTTTACGAGTGCTAAAACAAACGATCTTGAAGTGTGGTTCCCGGCACAGGATCGCTATCGTGAAATTTCGAGTTGCAGTAATTGCACGGATTTCCAGGCACGTCGAGCACAAATCCGTTATCGCGATGATGATGGCAAGCTGCAATTTGTTCATACACTCAACGGCTCAGGCCTTGCAGTGGGACGGACCGTCGCTGCCATTCTTGAAAATTATCAGCAAGCCGATGGAACGGTTAAGATTCCTGACGTTCTGGTTCCCTACATGCACGGCCAAACTGCAATCAAGCAGGAAGATTAA